From the genome of Methanocella sp.:
TATGGCTTCTCCTTCGTCATCTACGGCATCGCCACGCAGCTCTGGATGCTGTTTGCGGCCCGCATGCTGGGCGGGGCCCTCGCGGGCGGCATCTACCCTGCATCGCTGGCCTATATCGCGGATGTCACGGAGCATAACGAGAGAGGAAAGATCATGGGCCTGCTGGGTGCGGCGTCGAGTATCGGGATGATCTTCGGGCCCTCCGTCTCGGGCATTCTCTCCGTCTGGGGGCTCAACCTGCCATTCTTCGTGACCGCCGTCGCAGCCTTCGTCTTCGGGATCCTCGGCTATCTGGTGCTGGAGGAATCCAGGGCCGTCGACGTACATCATCCGGTCAGCCGTAAAAAAGTCTCGCTGCTGGCCCCGCTTCGCTCAAGGACGGCGGTCCTCTTTATCCTGATGCTGCTCGTGACCTTCCTGATATCGGGCTTCCAGACCATTTTCGCCTACTACATGGGCGGGCGTTTCGGCCTCTATGACGCCCCGTCGCCAATGCCTTTACTGTCAGGGTACATCACGCTAAGCGGCCCCGCGGCCATGGCCATACTATTCACGGTGATGGGCATCGTGGGCGTGCTGTGCCAGGGCGTGCTGGTCGGTTTCCTTATAGGCCGTATCGGAGAAGGCAGGACCGCCCTCGCGGGCATGGCCGTTACTGCGGCCGGGTTTCTGCTCGTCAACTTATCCGGTGAGCTGTTGTCGATCATGCTCTCGTCCAGCCTGATCGCGATCGGCACCGGGCTCGCCACGCCGTCC
Proteins encoded in this window:
- a CDS encoding MFS transporter produces the protein MRGKTGQIAVLVLGQFFMTLGFSIIMPILPYYTQKMGASALDLGLLMASYSFMQLIVTPYWGELSDRIGRKPIFLIGLFGYGFSFVIYGIATQLWMLFAARMLGGALAGGIYPASLAYIADVTEHNERGKIMGLLGAASSIGMIFGPSVSGILSVWGLNLPFFVTAVAAFVFGILGYLVLEESRAVDVHHPVSRKKVSLLAPLRSRTAVLFILMLLVTFLISGFQTIFAYYMGGRFGLYDAPSPMPLLSGYITLSGPAAMAILFTVMGIVGVLCQGVLVGFLIGRIGEGRTALAGMAVTAAGFLLVNLSGELLSIMLSSSLIAIGTGLATPSLNSLTSRATDEEHQGSAMGVLGSYGAMGRILGPPLGGLAFDINVELPYFISAVLSAAGALAAYLVIKKKKPLQDK